A stretch of the Leptospira harrisiae genome encodes the following:
- a CDS encoding SGNH/GDSL hydrolase family protein: MKDWISNKTILFPLFGFLFCIGCYHSDKSTNQYLSLLGGVSLERRITIVGDSLGQWSDGFGLKTKLPKEFTVKDISVAGYTTEDWLQNQNRMNEIPTDLWIIELGTNDAMVYGTNGFESRSIELISILQSSQNTKILFTALPLTNMSSIREIIRSNNQILRNLKATKTNVDFVEIESIFESYTGGVPLYPASDPIHPNQIGYELMGEAYRKKILGI, encoded by the coding sequence ATGAAAGATTGGATTTCCAACAAAACTATTTTGTTTCCATTGTTTGGTTTTCTTTTTTGTATAGGTTGTTATCATTCAGATAAATCAACAAACCAGTATTTATCTCTTTTGGGAGGCGTATCATTGGAACGACGTATAACAATTGTTGGAGATTCTCTTGGCCAATGGTCTGATGGTTTTGGATTAAAAACAAAACTTCCAAAAGAGTTCACAGTGAAAGACATTTCCGTTGCAGGTTATACAACAGAAGATTGGCTACAGAATCAAAACAGGATGAATGAAATCCCAACTGACCTTTGGATCATTGAATTGGGAACCAACGATGCTATGGTCTATGGAACTAATGGATTTGAATCAAGATCTATAGAGTTAATTTCTATTTTACAATCTTCACAAAATACTAAAATTCTATTTACAGCCCTACCCCTTACCAATATGTCTTCTATTCGCGAAATCATTCGTTCCAATAACCAAATCCTTCGCAATTTAAAAGCTACAAAAACCAATGTTGATTTTGTAGAAATCGAATCTATTTTTGAATCATATACTGGCGGAGTTCCTTTGTATCCAGCTTCTGATCCCATTCATCCCAATCAAATCGGGTATGAACTTATGGGTGAGGCATATCGTAAAAAAATTTTAGGAATTTAG
- a CDS encoding MORN repeat-containing protein: MRPKYLLLLFLSLFCLCKSNQKICEGENCRNGKFQVQYENGDYFDGDFFEDVKHGSGIYKYSNGDIFEGEYQFGYKEGKGIYRYANGDQFIGVYQKGKRNGFGKYRFSDGLILEGNWENNELQGQSRIVNAKGSLVLEGIWKNSRWIGITPTSASSTNAVEISNPE, encoded by the coding sequence ATGCGACCTAAATATTTATTATTATTATTTTTATCCCTTTTTTGCCTCTGCAAGTCGAACCAAAAAATCTGCGAAGGAGAAAATTGCAGGAACGGAAAATTTCAGGTTCAGTATGAAAACGGTGATTATTTTGACGGAGATTTTTTTGAAGATGTCAAACATGGTTCGGGTATCTATAAGTATTCTAATGGCGATATTTTTGAAGGTGAATACCAATTTGGTTATAAGGAAGGAAAAGGTATTTATCGTTATGCGAATGGCGACCAATTCATAGGTGTCTATCAAAAAGGAAAACGTAATGGATTTGGGAAATATCGTTTTTCTGATGGTTTGATATTAGAGGGAAATTGGGAAAACAATGAGTTACAAGGTCAATCAAGAATTGTCAATGCAAAAGGAAGTTTGGTATTAGAGGGGATTTGGAAAAATAGTCGGTGGATAGGTATCACACCGACATCTGCCTCTTCAACCAATGCTGTCGAAATTTCTAACCCCGAGTGA
- a CDS encoding site-specific integrase → MNQAENGKVRKHELVNLFLRKIDPKPQFGDNLIAWIVITDTFLRENYMLNKDLKLPALLPQVLTVDVTTLDNRLIDQSEIRTLLLRLRYRNYHHYLIIKFLVCTGLSLPELIHLKVSDFNSERTIFKLKNGGRLQRRKIFLEPNLALELYRYSSEFSPTDYLFPGRYGKLRTRTVQKILKNASNLISREIHIPFLRDVIALDLFKKGFPVWEIQEFLGHRSTRSTKQRILLHIPVEERTDPRLFNRNKNQAA, encoded by the coding sequence ATGAATCAAGCAGAAAATGGGAAGGTGCGAAAACATGAACTAGTAAATTTATTTCTTAGGAAAATCGATCCAAAACCACAGTTTGGTGACAATTTGATTGCATGGATTGTTATAACTGATACATTCCTGCGAGAAAATTATATGCTAAATAAAGATTTGAAATTACCGGCCCTCCTCCCACAAGTTCTGACAGTTGATGTGACAACGCTTGACAACCGTTTGATTGACCAATCAGAAATACGAACTCTGTTGTTGCGACTCCGGTACCGGAATTACCACCACTACTTAATCATTAAGTTTTTGGTTTGCACTGGTCTTTCACTCCCGGAGCTCATCCATCTTAAGGTATCAGACTTCAACTCTGAACGCACCATCTTTAAATTAAAGAACGGTGGTCGTTTGCAAAGAAGGAAGATCTTTCTTGAACCCAACCTAGCTTTGGAACTCTATCGTTATTCATCAGAATTTTCACCGACTGATTATCTGTTTCCAGGTCGTTATGGAAAGTTACGGACAAGAACCGTTCAGAAAATTCTAAAGAATGCAAGTAACCTCATTTCAAGAGAAATACATATTCCGTTCCTTCGTGATGTGATCGCATTAGATCTTTTCAAAAAAGGTTTTCCTGTTTGGGAAATCCAAGAGTTTTTGGGACATAGATCCACACGTTCCACTAAGCAAAGAATATTATTGCACATTCCGGTCGAAGAACGAACAGATCCGCGACTTTTTAACCGAAACAAAAACCAAGCAGCGTAA
- a CDS encoding ATP-binding protein yields MNTLSEKHLLTIIKKSGIGILILDQNLNIVLVNTWFLKNSGCKESDLENSSFLKIFPELRNTRTYKSIELCLEYSQYSILTHTLNPFPFPLYDNEKKRESGERIYQYLHIIPISIEDETNHFCMIQISDVSQQVVRETLLREQMNLANLREIEAQKASQAKTDFLASMSHEIRTPLNAILGMTDTLNETELTEEQQEYLTVLRNSGKALFNIINDILDLSRIESGKLEMEHIHFSLRDLMSETVSLFYMKAKAKGIEITFYVEDEISESIAGDSTRLQQVLINLLGNAMKFTEKGKITVNCSLSENKKSLKISVEDTGIGIPSEKLTSIFESFTQVDSSTTRKYGGTGLGLTITKKLIQLMGGDIYVHSQVSVGSKFIFEIPYEGFIKRISGIHQHWLNLELPEPENFPVCKVLLAEDSDENVFIIKTFFRKYPIEIITAYNGKAALEKFKSEKFDIILMDMQMPEMDGLEATREIRKIEQANQIRASDSIPIIAISANVQKDDISKSFLAGITSYLSKPVRKQEILKLMYFYLAM; encoded by the coding sequence GTGAATACTCTTAGTGAAAAGCATTTACTAACAATTATTAAAAAATCTGGAATTGGAATTCTTATTCTAGATCAAAACCTTAATATCGTATTAGTAAATACCTGGTTTCTTAAAAACTCAGGCTGTAAAGAGTCAGATTTAGAAAACTCTTCTTTTTTAAAAATTTTTCCTGAACTCAGGAATACACGAACTTATAAATCAATCGAATTATGTTTGGAATATTCTCAATACTCTATATTAACTCATACACTAAATCCATTTCCATTTCCTCTTTATGATAATGAAAAAAAAAGAGAATCCGGCGAAAGAATTTATCAATACTTACATATCATCCCTATTTCCATTGAAGATGAAACGAATCACTTTTGTATGATTCAAATTTCAGATGTTTCACAGCAAGTAGTTCGTGAAACACTTTTACGGGAACAAATGAACTTAGCAAACCTAAGGGAAATAGAAGCACAGAAAGCCTCACAAGCAAAAACTGATTTTTTAGCTTCAATGAGCCATGAAATCAGAACTCCACTCAATGCAATTCTTGGTATGACTGATACTTTAAATGAAACAGAGTTAACTGAAGAACAACAAGAATATCTTACTGTCCTTCGAAACTCAGGAAAGGCTCTATTTAATATTATCAATGACATTCTGGATTTATCTCGAATTGAATCCGGGAAATTGGAAATGGAACATATCCACTTTTCGTTAAGAGACCTAATGAGCGAAACAGTTTCTTTATTCTATATGAAAGCAAAAGCAAAAGGTATAGAAATAACATTCTATGTGGAAGATGAAATTTCGGAAAGTATTGCGGGAGATTCTACTAGGTTACAACAGGTACTAATTAATTTATTAGGCAACGCAATGAAGTTTACGGAAAAAGGAAAAATCACCGTAAACTGTTCGTTAAGCGAAAATAAAAAGAGTTTAAAAATTTCAGTCGAAGATACTGGAATTGGTATTCCTTCCGAAAAACTAACATCCATTTTCGAAAGTTTTACTCAAGTTGATAGTTCTACGACAAGGAAATACGGCGGAACTGGTCTTGGTTTAACAATTACGAAAAAGCTAATCCAACTGATGGGTGGAGATATTTACGTTCACAGTCAAGTTTCTGTAGGCTCCAAATTTATTTTTGAAATACCCTATGAAGGTTTTATCAAACGTATCTCAGGAATCCACCAACATTGGCTTAATTTAGAACTACCTGAACCAGAAAATTTTCCAGTATGCAAAGTGCTTTTAGCAGAAGATTCAGATGAGAATGTTTTTATTATCAAAACTTTCTTTCGCAAATATCCAATTGAAATAATTACTGCTTACAATGGAAAAGCTGCACTAGAAAAATTTAAATCTGAGAAATTCGATATTATTTTGATGGATATGCAAATGCCCGAAATGGATGGATTAGAAGCAACTAGAGAAATCAGAAAAATAGAGCAAGCAAATCAGATACGTGCAAGTGATTCCATTCCAATTATTGCTATTTCTGCGAATGTGCAAAAAGATGATATTAGCAAAAGTTTTTTAGCAGGAATCACTTCTTACCTTTCCAAACCAGTTAGAAAACAAGAAATTTTGAAATTAATGTATTTCTATCTAGCTATGTAG
- a CDS encoding biotin--[acetyl-CoA-carboxylase] ligase — protein sequence MEYRLLKSELGHRLSTVASTNEWIRDVKIPFGSWVIADEQTAGKGRGQNVWQTLGEDPLIFSGKIRLSAAEISLPLLSLFVSSAVLKTIYQFFPEREQDTTVKWPNDIYRSDKKVAGILVQSEFTNGIFDVVIGIGLNFFGKNIPETLKDKAAFLCDQPLEEGVLERFVNQLIVDINQAVISLLDQGQILKDLVWIEDHSLLKHKVIETEWQSRMVRGRVLGIDELGFLLIMTETGEKIELMDTSPKFRII from the coding sequence ATGGAATATAGATTGTTAAAATCAGAATTGGGTCATAGGCTTTCCACCGTTGCCTCAACCAACGAATGGATTCGTGATGTAAAAATTCCTTTTGGTTCATGGGTAATTGCTGATGAACAAACCGCTGGAAAAGGTCGCGGACAAAATGTATGGCAAACGTTAGGTGAAGATCCATTGATATTTTCTGGGAAAATTAGGTTATCTGCTGCGGAAATTTCCCTTCCTTTGTTATCCTTATTTGTTTCATCAGCTGTTTTAAAAACAATCTATCAATTTTTCCCTGAACGTGAACAAGATACAACTGTCAAATGGCCGAATGATATCTACCGCTCAGATAAAAAAGTAGCTGGGATTTTAGTACAGTCTGAATTTACGAATGGAATCTTCGATGTTGTCATTGGAATCGGTCTTAATTTTTTTGGAAAAAATATTCCTGAAACACTGAAAGACAAGGCCGCTTTTTTATGTGACCAACCACTGGAAGAAGGAGTTTTAGAAAGATTTGTTAATCAGTTGATTGTAGACATCAACCAAGCTGTAATTTCATTACTTGACCAAGGACAAATCTTAAAAGATTTAGTTTGGATCGAAGATCATTCTTTACTCAAACACAAGGTGATTGAAACTGAATGGCAATCTAGAATGGTACGCGGCCGTGTTTTGGGAATTGATGAATTAGGATTCCTTCTCATCATGACGGAAACCGGTGAAAAGATTGAGCTTATGGACACATCACCAAAATTTCGGATTATATAA
- a CDS encoding SDR family NAD(P)-dependent oxidoreductase — protein sequence MKLSGNTILVTGCGMGIGALTAERLAKEGNDIIGVDIKLPILKEIQTKVESLGRKFYGFACDLSKESEIESLIKQIQKKKLTFQILVNNAGIAPSGYYEGKEFSVWSKAIQINVAAPMKLVYLSLPILREQKEAAIINLASIAGKFGTEGTVTYSATKHAMVGFSQALKMELYDTQIGVSWICPTMVNTRMINGVKPSLFTPVIEPSQVADAILNAIKKNPGEVLVPSYLRASIVILPALFPKFSLWLAVKTKASKGWLLANKGLEKNIPL from the coding sequence ATGAAACTATCGGGAAATACAATACTTGTCACTGGCTGTGGTATGGGAATCGGTGCTTTAACAGCAGAACGATTAGCCAAAGAAGGAAATGATATTATTGGCGTAGATATCAAGCTACCCATCTTAAAAGAAATCCAAACCAAAGTGGAATCACTAGGAAGAAAATTTTATGGGTTTGCTTGCGACCTTTCTAAAGAGTCAGAAATCGAATCTCTTATCAAACAAATCCAAAAGAAAAAACTTACTTTCCAAATTCTAGTCAACAATGCGGGAATTGCACCCAGTGGCTACTATGAAGGCAAAGAATTTTCCGTTTGGAGCAAAGCCATTCAAATCAATGTGGCCGCGCCAATGAAGTTGGTTTATCTTTCCCTTCCTATTTTGCGGGAACAAAAAGAAGCAGCAATTATCAATTTGGCAAGTATAGCTGGTAAATTTGGTACAGAAGGAACTGTAACTTACTCTGCAACCAAACATGCTATGGTTGGATTCTCCCAAGCATTAAAAATGGAACTTTATGATACTCAAATTGGCGTTAGCTGGATATGTCCAACTATGGTCAATACGAGGATGATAAACGGTGTCAAACCTTCCCTTTTCACCCCTGTGATCGAGCCTTCTCAGGTTGCAGATGCGATTCTCAATGCGATCAAAAAAAACCCAGGGGAAGTTTTGGTTCCATCTTATTTACGAGCCTCTATAGTGATCCTTCCTGCCCTATTTCCTAAATTTTCACTCTGGTTGGCGGTAAAAACAAAAGCTTCAAAAGGTTGGCTCTTGGCTAACAAGGGACTTGAGAAAAATATTCCTCTTTAG
- the metF gene encoding methylenetetrahydrofolate reductase [NAD(P)H], producing MHISQVLGKKQTTISFEFFPPKNAEASEDLFRNIQELSQMNPAYVSVTYGAGGSTRDLTHDLVVKLQEETGLTIVSHLTCVGSTKDEIREILKRYQKSGIHNIMTLRGDPPKGQKEFHKTENGFEFAGELVGFIKKEFPEMGIGVAGFPEGHPSTPNRLKEIEYLKWKVDQGVDYICTQMFFNNNYFYDFVERCEIAGIKVPIIAGIMPVTSRKGMARMAELSLGTNFPAKLLNSLSRAEDDEYAENVGIHWATEQVRDLLDHKVAGIHMYTLNKSKATRKIYESLGVRNFDSIG from the coding sequence ATGCATATTTCTCAGGTCCTAGGTAAAAAACAAACAACCATCAGCTTCGAATTTTTTCCTCCAAAGAATGCCGAAGCTTCCGAGGATTTGTTCCGAAACATCCAGGAATTGTCTCAAATGAACCCAGCCTATGTCAGTGTTACCTATGGTGCTGGGGGATCCACGAGAGACCTCACTCACGATTTAGTAGTCAAACTACAAGAAGAAACAGGTTTAACGATCGTTAGTCACCTTACTTGTGTCGGCTCTACAAAAGATGAAATTCGAGAAATTTTGAAACGATATCAAAAAAGTGGAATCCATAACATTATGACGCTTCGTGGAGACCCACCCAAAGGCCAAAAGGAATTCCATAAAACAGAAAATGGATTTGAATTCGCCGGTGAACTAGTCGGGTTTATTAAAAAAGAATTTCCAGAGATGGGGATTGGAGTCGCTGGTTTTCCAGAAGGACATCCCTCTACTCCTAATCGTTTAAAAGAAATTGAATATTTGAAATGGAAAGTAGACCAAGGTGTTGATTACATTTGTACTCAAATGTTTTTCAACAATAACTACTTTTATGATTTTGTAGAACGATGTGAAATTGCAGGTATCAAAGTTCCCATCATCGCAGGAATTATGCCAGTCACTTCCAGAAAAGGAATGGCGAGAATGGCTGAGTTATCCTTAGGAACTAATTTCCCTGCAAAATTATTGAACTCTCTTTCTCGAGCAGAAGATGATGAATATGCTGAGAATGTGGGTATACATTGGGCAACCGAACAAGTCCGAGATTTGTTAGATCACAAAGTAGCTGGCATACATATGTATACGCTTAACAAATCAAAGGCGACTCGGAAAATTTACGAATCACTCGGGGTTAGAAATTTCGACAGCATTGGTTGA
- a CDS encoding type III pantothenate kinase → MSESPLLLVIDVGNTNTVFGVFREGEDTPDFHKRTVTRRDRTSDELGLFLKGFLTQENVKADRVKMAIYSSVVPSLNPIVERMLEDWFNVNPLRVHYQMKLNFGISYPRPFEIGADRLVNAAYCAKTYPGKKAILVDLGTATTFCVISEKPEYVGGVIAPGLKISMDALTRNTAQLPPIVFGSPSRVLGESTVESIQAGFFFGWIGLLKEIVRAIKEEHPGDYVVVGTGGLVTTIHASHNQVFDEIDPMMTLKGLKILADLNS, encoded by the coding sequence ATGTCAGAATCACCATTATTATTAGTCATCGACGTAGGAAATACAAACACCGTCTTTGGAGTTTTTCGTGAGGGAGAGGACACTCCTGACTTTCATAAAAGAACGGTAACACGTCGGGATCGAACATCCGATGAACTTGGATTGTTTTTGAAAGGGTTTTTAACACAAGAAAATGTAAAAGCAGATCGAGTGAAAATGGCTATTTATTCGAGTGTTGTTCCTTCTTTGAATCCAATCGTTGAGCGAATGTTAGAGGATTGGTTTAATGTAAATCCATTACGTGTTCATTATCAAATGAAACTCAATTTTGGAATTAGTTATCCGCGTCCCTTTGAGATTGGTGCCGATAGACTGGTAAACGCTGCTTACTGCGCAAAAACATATCCAGGAAAAAAAGCAATCCTTGTGGATTTGGGTACCGCTACCACTTTTTGTGTGATTAGTGAAAAACCAGAATATGTTGGTGGTGTGATTGCTCCTGGATTAAAAATATCTATGGATGCATTAACTCGAAACACAGCTCAACTTCCTCCCATTGTTTTTGGATCTCCTAGTCGCGTGTTAGGCGAATCTACGGTGGAATCTATCCAAGCTGGATTTTTCTTTGGTTGGATTGGACTTTTGAAAGAAATTGTAAGAGCGATTAAAGAAGAACATCCAGGGGATTATGTTGTTGTGGGAACTGGTGGCCTCGTCACTACGATTCATGCTTCGCATAACCAGGTTTTCGATGAAATTGATCCGATGATGACTTTGAAAGGGTTAAAAATTCTTGCGGATCTAAATTCCTAA
- a CDS encoding chemotaxis protein CheX: MNFLTEIERDSLCELFNISLGGAAKLMSEMISDEILLTVPSLKLISTEEAKNIEYLSEQDVCTIEQKFVGGIGEGSAFLLFHKSASLEIVKMMMKDYVALNEVSQFEKDALSEIGNIILNAILSNLAKMSNYKIETHIPEFFEGKYEDLLLRRNPKKDNSILLVFIDYKLSGKDIKGYIFFILNFESIKNLSRVLIEKLK; encoded by the coding sequence ATGAACTTTTTAACCGAGATAGAAAGAGATTCCTTATGTGAATTATTCAATATTAGTTTGGGTGGAGCCGCAAAACTAATGAGTGAGATGATTTCTGATGAAATTTTGCTCACTGTCCCAAGTTTAAAACTAATCAGCACAGAAGAAGCCAAAAATATAGAATATCTCTCTGAGCAAGACGTATGCACCATAGAACAAAAGTTTGTTGGTGGAATTGGAGAAGGATCTGCATTTCTATTATTTCATAAAAGCGCAAGTTTGGAAATTGTCAAAATGATGATGAAGGACTATGTTGCTCTCAATGAAGTTTCACAATTTGAAAAAGATGCATTGAGTGAAATTGGCAACATTATTCTAAATGCAATTTTATCAAACTTAGCAAAAATGTCGAATTATAAAATAGAAACTCATATTCCTGAATTTTTTGAAGGAAAGTATGAAGACCTTCTACTTAGAAGAAATCCAAAAAAAGACAATTCAATACTTTTGGTTTTTATTGATTATAAACTTAGCGGCAAAGATATCAAAGGATACATATTTTTCATTCTTAATTTTGAAAGCATCAAAAACCTTTCTAGAGTACTCATTGAAAAGTTGAAGTAG
- a CDS encoding STAS domain-containing protein translates to MEIKTKKIGKHTLVHLNGRLDITHSDEVEAKLADDVQNGEGDIIINLELISYISSSGIRIFVGMVRELDKQGRKLKLCCITPPVKKVFDVVELLDLFEVFETEQEAVNSLSK, encoded by the coding sequence TTGGAAATAAAGACCAAAAAAATCGGAAAGCACACACTCGTTCACCTTAATGGTCGTTTGGACATTACCCATTCGGATGAAGTGGAGGCCAAATTGGCCGATGACGTGCAAAACGGCGAGGGTGATATCATCATCAACCTAGAGCTTATCTCCTATATCTCTTCTTCTGGGATTCGCATCTTTGTTGGGATGGTTCGAGAATTGGACAAACAAGGCAGAAAGTTAAAACTCTGTTGCATCACTCCTCCTGTCAAAAAGGTGTTCGATGTAGTGGAACTTTTGGACTTGTTCGAAGTTTTTGAAACGGAACAAGAAGCCGTTAACTCGCTTTCCAAATAA
- a CDS encoding toxic anion resistance protein, whose amino-acid sequence MDALELKTNDPELQLTKEDLQKVEELTGQIKLNSPNDVVSYGASAQAKVSEFADKVLSEIKTKDSGYAGELLNNLLFKIKDLNLDSFAGEGGTLSKIPLIGGLFDASRKFLAKFEDLQSQIEKIVDELHTARTNLTKDITLLQALYEKNLEYFKEIQVYIAAGDQKVKELRDKILPEMLEKAKAQGDTLASQQYQDMVQMVDRFEKKIHDLKLTRILSLQTGPQIRLIQNGNQVLVEKIQSSILNTIPLWKNQIVIALGLLRQRKALEAQKEVSKTTNDLIQKNAEMLKTGTVEIARESEKGIIEIDTLKSVNQKLIETITETLKIQEDGRQKRKSAEQEMIKIESEIKQKLLESK is encoded by the coding sequence ATGGACGCTTTGGAACTGAAAACGAATGACCCGGAACTCCAACTGACAAAGGAAGATTTACAAAAAGTTGAAGAACTTACAGGACAAATTAAACTCAATAGTCCGAATGATGTAGTATCTTATGGGGCCTCAGCCCAGGCCAAGGTATCTGAATTTGCCGACAAAGTTCTATCAGAAATTAAAACAAAGGATTCGGGCTATGCAGGCGAATTATTAAATAACCTGTTGTTTAAAATAAAAGACTTAAATTTGGATAGTTTTGCTGGTGAGGGAGGGACTTTATCTAAAATTCCGCTCATTGGTGGTCTTTTTGATGCTTCCAGGAAATTCCTGGCAAAATTTGAAGATTTACAATCGCAAATAGAAAAAATCGTAGATGAGTTACACACTGCACGCACGAACCTAACAAAAGACATAACATTGTTGCAGGCGTTATATGAGAAAAATTTGGAATATTTTAAAGAAATCCAAGTGTACATTGCTGCTGGTGACCAAAAGGTAAAAGAATTAAGAGACAAAATCCTACCCGAAATGTTAGAAAAGGCAAAAGCCCAAGGGGACACTTTGGCTTCACAACAGTACCAAGATATGGTGCAAATGGTAGATCGATTTGAGAAAAAAATTCATGATCTAAAACTCACTCGGATTCTTTCCTTACAAACTGGGCCACAAATCCGACTCATCCAAAACGGCAACCAGGTCCTTGTTGAAAAAATTCAAAGTTCCATTTTAAACACAATTCCACTTTGGAAAAATCAAATCGTGATCGCATTAGGTTTGTTACGTCAAAGAAAAGCTTTAGAGGCACAAAAAGAAGTTTCCAAAACAACAAACGATTTGATTCAAAAGAATGCCGAAATGTTAAAGACAGGAACAGTTGAAATTGCTAGAGAATCGGAAAAAGGAATCATTGAAATTGATACATTAAAATCTGTGAATCAAAAATTAATCGAAACCATTACTGAAACTTTGAAAATTCAAGAAGATGGACGTCAAAAACGAAAATCTGCAGAACAAGAAATGATCAAAATAGAATCTGAAATCAAACAAAAATTGTTGGAATCAAAATAG
- a CDS encoding ArnT family glycosyltransferase, translating into MAYASFFIISAVFFFQVWINLDLFPVVWPDEVLFFSPSLSFANEGHLKTDVLNGLIPGMESKTLWMPPLYFLFSGFTLSVFPDSITTVRIANAFIVYLTGLGFYFLLRRQSISEFASQIALASLLWEPLLFRFGTAARMEGLTAFFFILSLLFATNKRFTKFSSPFLAGFALSLSSLSHPIGASFGLVTLFLVYRNFGFKSLPCFIFGGILPILGWLYYIHPNWDWFEIQFGAQLTRKRNLLQTFTLIDKLKVFSFGFGFSKLRLLLITLELSMLAFLTYRSYKEYRTLHQRWILFWIWIFSVLLSLYTSSEGWYVFHILFPLSLGMALLYDSKSFNSKLAFLGIVLSLSSLLYTNHIHWFQTDSKQILESHFQHLEMSLKNSKFVYLQALPDPYFDLRKKRPDLNILEFIPGELDIPSDAYIKTIQTRDSFVFYDDQLINHVIKDFLKKSAWNREEWEIPVPGNHWLHYKTIVYTKK; encoded by the coding sequence GTGGCTTATGCCTCGTTTTTCATAATCTCCGCAGTATTTTTCTTCCAGGTTTGGATCAACCTGGATCTCTTCCCTGTTGTATGGCCCGATGAGGTTTTGTTTTTCTCACCATCCCTTTCATTTGCAAACGAAGGCCATTTAAAAACCGATGTTTTGAACGGTCTCATTCCCGGTATGGAATCCAAGACATTGTGGATGCCTCCCTTATATTTTCTTTTCTCTGGCTTCACTCTCTCTGTTTTTCCTGATTCAATCACAACTGTTCGCATTGCAAATGCCTTCATTGTTTACCTAACCGGGTTGGGTTTTTATTTTCTATTGCGAAGGCAGTCCATTTCGGAGTTTGCCAGCCAAATCGCTTTGGCCAGTTTATTGTGGGAACCTTTGCTTTTTCGTTTTGGTACTGCGGCTAGAATGGAAGGCCTAACTGCATTTTTCTTTATTCTAAGTTTACTGTTTGCAACTAACAAAAGATTTACGAAATTTTCGTCCCCTTTTTTAGCTGGGTTCGCACTTTCCTTATCTTCGTTATCACATCCAATCGGTGCTTCCTTTGGATTAGTGACTCTATTTTTAGTTTATAGAAACTTTGGGTTCAAATCTCTACCTTGTTTTATTTTCGGGGGAATACTACCTATTTTAGGTTGGTTATATTATATCCATCCCAACTGGGATTGGTTTGAAATCCAATTTGGTGCTCAACTCACGCGCAAACGAAATTTACTTCAAACATTTACACTCATTGACAAACTAAAAGTTTTTTCATTTGGATTTGGATTTTCTAAATTACGTTTGTTGTTGATTACGCTAGAACTATCAATGTTAGCATTTTTGACATATCGATCGTATAAAGAATATAGAACATTGCACCAAAGATGGATCTTATTTTGGATTTGGATTTTTTCAGTTCTTCTCTCCTTGTATACTTCTTCCGAAGGATGGTATGTTTTTCATATTTTGTTCCCGCTGTCTCTTGGGATGGCGTTGCTATATGACTCCAAAAGTTTCAATTCGAAGTTAGCATTTTTGGGAATTGTATTATCTCTTTCCAGTTTACTTTATACAAATCATATCCATTGGTTTCAAACTGATTCCAAACAAATTCTTGAATCCCACTTCCAACATTTGGAAATGAGTTTAAAAAATTCTAAATTTGTTTATTTGCAGGCACTTCCTGATCCGTATTTTGACTTACGAAAAAAAAGACCCGATTTGAATATTTTAGAATTCATTCCGGGAGAACTAGACATTCCTTCCGATGCGTACATTAAAACCATTCAAACGCGAGATAGTTTTGTTTTTTATGATGACCAGCTCATCAATCATGTGATCAAAGATTTTTTAAAAAAATCCGCATGGAATCGAGAAGAATGGGAAATTCCTGTTCCCGGCAATCACTGGTTACATTACAAAACAATTGTATATACAAAAAAATGA
- a CDS encoding response regulator transcription factor, translating into MSQKKALIVDDSTVTRLMIRKIILDKYPEWEILEASTADDAKGLLSENQDIDFFTLDQNMPGILSGLDLADELKKNYKIAKIILITANIQDAIRNRAKAIGIDFIEKPVTAEKIIPHLD; encoded by the coding sequence ATGTCACAAAAAAAAGCACTGATCGTAGACGATAGCACTGTTACGCGTTTAATGATCCGAAAAATTATTTTAGATAAATACCCAGAATGGGAGATCTTAGAGGCAAGTACGGCCGATGACGCTAAGGGATTATTGTCTGAAAACCAAGATATAGATTTTTTCACCTTGGATCAAAATATGCCAGGGATATTATCTGGTTTGGATTTAGCTGATGAACTCAAAAAAAATTATAAAATTGCCAAAATCATTTTAATCACTGCGAATATTCAGGATGCAATCAGGAATCGAGCAAAGGCAATTGGAATTGATTTTATAGAAAAACCAGTCACTGCAGAAAAAATAATCCCACATTTGGACTAA